A part of Phoenix dactylifera cultivar Barhee BC4 chromosome 2, palm_55x_up_171113_PBpolish2nd_filt_p, whole genome shotgun sequence genomic DNA contains:
- the LOC120104418 gene encoding glycine-rich cell wall structural protein 2-like — protein MAKTKFVALSFIVLLSIGLSEAGRALTSSGGGGGGEGGGGGGGSGNGSGSGYGSGSGYGEGGGSGAHGGGYGRGGGGGGGGGEGGGSGAGYGSGSGYGSGSGYGAGGAHGGGYGSGGGGGGGGGSGGGNGSGSGSGYGSGSGSGYGQGGGAHGGGYGSGGGGGGGGGSGSGSGSGYGSGYGSGYGSGGGGHP, from the coding sequence ATGGCTAAGACTAAGTTTGTTGCTCTTTCCTTCATAGTTTTGCTGAGCATCGGCCTCTCCGAGGCAGGCCGAGCCTTGACATCTTCaggtggaggtggtggtggagaaGGCGGCGGGGGAGGTGGTGGCTCTGGAAACGGCTCCGGTTCAGGCTATGGTTCCGGCTCCGGGTATGGTGAAGGAGGTGGATCCGGGGCTCATGGTGGTGGGTACGGAAGAGGTGGAggcggcggtggcggaggcGGTGAAGGGGGAGGTAGCGGAGCTGGCTATGGGTCCGGAAGCGGGTACGGGTCTGGCTCTGGATATGGCGCCGGTGGTGCGCACGGTGGAGGTTATGGAAGCGGTGGAGGTGGTGGAGGTGGCGGCGGCTCCGGCGGAGGGAATGGAAGTGGAAGTGGATCGGGCTATGGATCCGGCAGTGGCTCAGGGTACGGCCAGGGCGGTGGTGCCCATGGAGGGGGCTATggaagcggcggcggcggcggcggtggcggtggcTCGGGCTCTGGTTCTGGGTCCGGCTATGGTTCTGGCTATGGGTCTGGATATGGgagtggtggtggtggacacCCTTAA
- the LOC113463025 gene encoding glycine-rich cell wall structural protein 2-like codes for MAKTKLVALSFIVLLSIGLSEAGRALTSSGGGGGGGEGGGGGGGSGNGSGSGYGSGSGYGEGGGSGAHGGGYGRGGGGGGGGGEGGGSGSGYGSGSGYGSGSGYGAGGGHRGGYGSGGGGGGGGGSGGGNGSGSGSGHGSGSGSGYGQGGGAHGGGHGSGGGGGGGSGSGSGSGSGYGSGNGSGYRSGPIINS; via the coding sequence ATGGCTAAGACTAAGCTTGTTGCTCTTTCCTTCATAGTTTTGCTGAGCATCGGCCTCTCCGAGGCAGGCCGAGCCTTGACATCTTCaggtggaggtggtggtggcggaGAAGGCGGTGGGGGAGGTGGTGGCTCTGGAAACGGCTCCGGTTCAGGCTATGGTTCCGGCTCCGGTTATGGTGAAGGAGGTGGATCCGGGGCTCATGGTGGTGGGTACGGAAGAGGTGGAggcggcggtggcggaggcGGTGAAGGTGGAGGTAGCGGATCTGGCTATGGGTCCGGAAGCGGGTACGGGTCTGGCTCTGGATATGGCGCCGGTGGAGGGCACCGTGGAGGCTACGGAAGTGGTGGAGGTGGTGGGGGTGGCGGTGGCTCCGGCGGAGGGAATGGAAGTGGAAGTGGATCGGGCCATGGATCCGGCAGTGGCTCAGGGTACGGCCAGGGTGGTGGTGCCCATGGAGGTGGTCACGGAAGCGGTGGTGGTGGCGGCGGTGGCTCGGGCTCTGGGTCAGGTTCTGGTTCCGGCTATGGTTCAGGCAATGGGTCTGGATATAGGAGTGGACCCATAATTAACTCCTAG
- the LOC103711696 gene encoding glycine-rich cell wall structural protein 2-like: MAKTKLVALSFIVLLSIGLSEAGRALTSSSGGGGGEGGGGGGGSGNGSGSGYGSGSGYGEGGGSGAHGGGYGRGGGGGGGGGEGGGSSSGYGSGSGYGSGSGYGAGGAHGGGYGSGGGGGGGEGGGSGSGYGSGSGYGSGSGYGAGGAHGGGYGSGGGGGGGGGSGGGNGSGSGSGYGSGSGSGYGQGSGAHGGGYGSGGGGGGGGGSGSGSGSGSGYGSGYGSGGGGHH; this comes from the coding sequence ATGGCTAAGACTAAGCTTGTTGCTCTTTCCTTCATAGTTTTGCTGAGCATCGGCCTCTCCGAGGCAGGCCGAGCCTTGACATCTTCAAGTGGAGGTGGTGGCGGAGAAGGCGGCGGGGGTGGTGGTGGCTCTGGAAACGGCTCCGGTTCAGGCTATGGTTCCGGCTCCGGTTATGGTGAAGGAGGTGGATCCGGGGCTCATGGTGGTGGGTACGGAAGAGGTGGAGGCGGTGGTGGCGGAGGCGGTGAAGGGGGAGGTAGCAGCTCTGGTTATGGGTCGGGGAGCGGCTATGGTTCTGGCTCCGGATATGGGGCCGGTGGTGCCCATGGTGGAGGGTATGGTAGTGGCGGAGGTGGCGGAGGCGGTGAAGGCGGAGGTAGCGGATCTGGCTATGGGTCAGGAAGCGGGTACGGGTCTGGCTCTGGATATGGCGCCGGCGGAGCGCACGGTGGAGGCTATGGAAGCGGTGGAGGTGGTGGAGGTGGCGGCGGCTCCGGCGGAGGGAATGGAAGTGGAAGTGGATCGGGCTACGGATCCGGCAGTGGCTCAGGGTACGGCCAGGGCAGTGGTGCCCATGGAGGGGGCTACGGAAGCGGCGGcggtggtggcggcggcggtggctcGGGCTCTGGGTCTGGTTCTGGGTCCGGCTATGGTTCTGGATATGGGAGTGGTGGTGGCGGACACCATTAA